In Felis catus isolate Fca126 chromosome A3, F.catus_Fca126_mat1.0, whole genome shotgun sequence, a single genomic region encodes these proteins:
- the BPIFA2 gene encoding BPI fold-containing family A member 2 has protein sequence MLQLWKLVLLCGLLTGTSASLLGDLSNDLNNVVDKLKPAVEKGLETIDNTVESILQKLKADVAVLQDSKVWQLAKQKLQEAEKLVNDALSKVLSLKNGTLSLNILNSRILNIRIELTPDGEGINIRVPVTANVTLALPLIGKKVNLKVSLDLLTSLRLETDAQTGIPKVVVGECLSDSDSISITLLDGHSELINKVLNSMTSILEKTVSHLIEKDVCPLIHLLVSTVDEHILHDIIDKLPKDSKPQAAA, from the exons ATGCTTCAGCTTTGGAAACTTGTTCTCTTGTGCGGCCTGCTCACTGGGACCTCGGCATCTCTTCTTGGAGACCTTAGCAACGACCTGAATAATGTTGTGGACAAGCTGAAACCTGCTGTTGAAAAAGGACTTGAGACCATTGACAATACAGTTGAAT CTATCCTTCAGAAACTGAAGGCTGACGTGGCGGTGCTTCAGGATTCCAAGGTTTGGCAGCTGGCCAAGCAGAAGCTGCAGGAAGCTGAGAAGTTGGTGAACGATGCTCTTTCGAAGGTCCTCTCACTTAAGAACGGGACTTTGAG CTTGAACATCCTTAACTCCCGCATCCTGAATATCAGAATTGAACTGACTCCTGATGGCGAAGGCATTAACATAAGGGTCCCCGTCACCGCTAATGTCACCCTGGCTCT GCCTCTCATTGGCAAGAAGGTCAACCTGAAGGTTTCTTTGGACCTCCTGACTAGCCTCAGACTTGAAACCGATGCCCAGACTGGCATCCCCAAAGTGGTCGTGGGAGAATGCCTCAGTGACTCAGACAGCATCTCCATCACCTTGCTGGACGG CCACAGTGAACTGATCAACAAGGTCCTGAACTCCATGACCAGCATCCTGGAAAAGACTGTGTCCCACCTGATAGAGAAGGAT GTGTGCCCATTGATCCACCTCTTGGTCTCCACCGTGGATGAACATATTTTACATGACATCATTG ATAAACTTCCAAAGGACAGCAAACCGCAAGCTGCTGCCTGA